The sequence below is a genomic window from Ipomoea triloba cultivar NCNSP0323 chromosome 2, ASM357664v1.
TGGAAGTATTTTTCACAAGATTTTCTTTTGAACTGTGCAGGCTGGAATTTTTAGGCAGAAACTGTCCTAACAGTGCCCAGACTTCAAAGAATTTTCTGTGTTGTGGAATATTTCGCCAATTTTTTTCATGAAGGTTATATTGGTTAATCTAACACCAATAAAAATTTCAGctcaaaacaacaaaaggaatATTTTTTTCGGATTTTTCTTTCAGACAGCGCAATCTGGAAATTTTCAGACAGAAAAATATAACCTGTGGTGTTGGATGGAGTTGTGACCCTTTTGTGTGAGGAAGGAAGccaaagctctgataccaaactgatgcgtacacggattgcttcccgcaataagtgcacactcaaggaatcactcaagaacctttcgtgtccaaaagaggatcttaccttgtagactcttggattttgagatcccaactctacaaatgtctcaccaaactaacaaataatactctcaacccttagattattaagcaaggctaagatttagagtattaggaatctagcactagaattaagattcaaaaataaaattagctatataatatgagtaatagtattctttttgggtttttttggatatgtgtgtgaatataaagaacaagataaggggataaactagcttctcactagcctaccaagattgaatgcttctcacaaacaacctaaacttcaatgcacttctcatgcaaagaaaagagagaaatttcactcaaattgaattcttacaaggtgtgtctcaaaccattgggtttatggggtatttataggggaaaataaggtattaaatattctaggtcactaatcccacccaaaataaaaaattacaactttgtaaaagtaattcccacccaaaattaaaaatacaaaataattccccacccaaaattaaaatacaaaataatttcccacccaaaattaaaaatacaacattttgcaaaagtaatttccacccaaaaataaaaaatacaattcttgcaaagtagtttcccacctaaaaaaaatacaccttgcaaataatttcacaccgggaaatttgatctgatactgaagtctgaattgtcttcaaaagtttttatgtgaagacaattgaatagaattatttttccagattgatcttcttcttcacaaaaagatgttggactccaatctgtttgcacaaaagtgttaaaaagcctcttgaatcttccttgacttagatttatttgttgcattccggtctcatcaaGAGGAGTGGTGAGTTGTGAGCTGTGTGTAGCGAACTTGACAACCTAAAACAACCCCAAACCCGTGAGTAGAGCGAAGCAAGGGAGAGATCTTTGTTTATACTAACTTGATTTCCTAATtgtttgtttcttgtttttgtgttttctgTTCTCTTTAGTGTCAATTTCTAACAATGGCTGAAGGGAGTGAACAACCAAATTTAGAACAACAAATGACCACCATGATGAGGATGTTGGAACAAATGCGTCAAGATGTGGACAGTCTAATGGCACGACCACAGAATCAACCTATTGAGGTGAGTAATGCACCAAGAAATACTGAAGCTGCAGGTTGGGTGAACCAAGTGCGTCAAGGCCGATTACCTAGAGTTAATATTAGACCAAGGAGGCTAAATGAAGTTGTTGAGCATGATGAGCTAGATTTGAACTACAGGAGGATTTGGGCAATTTTAAGCTTGAATTACCTAAATTCAATGGTGAAGGTGATCTCGGAGATTATATAGAATGGGAAGATGCTGTACAAAGTGTTTTTGATTGTAAAAGATATAGTGAACTAACAAAAGTTAGACTAGCTATCTCATCTTTTAAAGGTTTTGCAGTTATTTGGTGGAAACAACAGGAGCAAGAAAGGGAGTTCTCTCATGATGCACCAGTTGCTACGTGGGACAGGCTAAGGACAATGCTTAGGCATACGTTTCGACCTGCCACATACTATTTTGAGCTTGAGAAGCAACTACATGGGATCCATCAAGGTAATAAGACTGTTGATGAATATTACAGGGAAATCCAGACTTTGAAAACTCGAGCTATGGTGCATGAAAGTGAAGATAGAGCGATTGCTAGATTCTTGCAAGGGCTCAATCGTGACATCTATTGTGTAGTAAACATGCATCGTTACTACACCATGGATGATGCCTTGTATGCTGCTCGGCAAGCTGAGAAGACAAATAAGGAGATGAAGGCTTATAGATCTCCTGCTAGCAGTTCAAGGTGGACAACACAAAGGCCAAGTGCACCATTGAGGCGTGAGGATGTTCGACCAACCCGTGAACAGCCTAAGGAGGACAATAGAGACAACGGAAAGACAAAGGTGATTGAAGCCCCAAAACACGCTCGAGATCGTGACCTTGTTTGTTGGAAATGTCAAGGGCGTGGTCATATGGCTAGAGATTGTCCTAATAAGAGAAATATGAAAGTCTCCAAACAAATGGAGGCTGTAGCAGCAACAATCCAGTATGAGTCTGAGGAGGAGGTCGATGAACAAACTGATGTTTTGAGCAAGATGATGAGGATGTGCTCTTACCCCTTGATCCGACccgtgatgatgatgatggacaTGTTTCCAATAAGCATGCCTTTGTTGTCAAAAAGATTTTGAGCGCTAAGTCCATTCCTGAGCAAGAAGAGagccaaagagaaaacataTTCTACGCAAAGGGAAGGATTCATGGGATGCGTTGCAGTGTCATTATTGATTCGGGGAGTTGCACGAATGTGGCTAGCGCTGCTATGGTAAGTCATCTTAAATTACCTCTTATTGATCACCCTCATCCATATAAATTGCAATGGCTTACTGATTCGGGGGAGATAAAGGTGACTAAACAAGCACTGGTGCCTTTTTCTATTGGTAAGTACAATGATGAGATTCTATGTGATGTTGTACCAATGCAAGCAACACATGTGTTGTTTGGACGGCCATGGCAATATGATAGACAAATCTACTTTGATGGAGTTGCCAATACATACACTGTTACATGCAATGGTGCTAAGCATACGCTTAGACCTTTGACCCCAAAGGAAGTAGAGGAAGAGCAACTGAGGTTGAATAAAGCTCGCCAACCAGTCTTGAAGAAGGAGGATACTAAAGGGAACAAAATTTATTCTTCCCTTTTGGAGATAAAAACACCATACAAATCCAAGGATGCAGCAAATGGTGTGCTAAGGCAATCTCTTCTTGCAAGCAAAAAGGATATTAAGCAAGCAATAAGAAGGGGAGATACTTTCTACttacttttttttcaaaaaaatgtttttgattATGTTGAAATTGATAACTCTATTAATGACTTGCTTGCTGAATTTGCAGATGTTTTTCCCAAAGAGATGCCTAAAGGATTACCACCTATTCGGGGAATAGAGCATCAAGTTGATTTGGTTCCTGGTGCCACACTTCCAAATCGTCCGGCTTATAGGACAAACCCAGAGGAGGCCAAAGAGATTCAACGACAAGTGGAAGAGCTTTTGGAGATGGGACACATTCGAGAAAGTTTGAGTCCATGCGCTGTCCCAGTTCTCATTGTTCCGAAGAAAGATGGTACTTGGAGAATGTGCGTTGATTGTCGCGCAATCAACAACATTACGGTAAAGTATAGATTTCCTATCCCAAGACTTGATGATATGCTTGATGAACTCTATGGTGCTAAGCTCTTCAGCAAAGTAGACTTGAGGAGGGGATACCATCAAATTCGAATGAAGGAAGGAGATGAATGGAAAACTGCCTTCAAAACGAAACATGGTTTGTATGAGTGGTTGGTTATGCCGTTTGGCCTCACCAATGCCCCTAGCACATTCATGAGACTAATGAACCATATTTTGAGGAGGTTTATTGGTATTTTTGTGGTAGTctattttgatgatattttgatttatagtAAGTCTAAAGGTGAGCATATGGCACATCTTCGACTAGTTTTTGAAGAACTACGAAAAGAGAAGTTATATGCTAATCTTGAGAAGTGTTGTCTTTGTGCTGAACATGTTGAATTTCTTGGTTTTGTTGTGAGTTCTCAAGGCGTACAGGTTGACACACGAAAGGTGCAAGCCATTCTTGAATGGCCAAATCCAACTAGTGTTAGTGAGTTGAGAAGTTTCCTTGGTTTGGCAGGATTCTACCGCAAGTTTGTGCGTGACTTTAGCTCCATTGCAGCACCACTCCACGAGCTCGTGAAAAAGGATGTCAAATTCACTTGGGGTCCAAAACAAGGGCATGCATTCCAAACCTTAAAGGAGAAACTCACTACTACCCCGGTTTTAGCACTACCTTGTTTTGATAAGACTTTTGAGTTAGAGTGTGATGCCTCAAGTATAGGCATAGGTGCTGTTCTCATGCAAGAGGGACGCCCCTTAGCttatttcagtgaaaaattgaGTGGTCCTAGCCTCAATTATCCCACATATGACAAGGAACTTTATGCTATCATCCGTGCCATGGAGACGTGGCAACATTATTTGTGGTTTAAAGACTTTGTCCTTCACACTGACCATGAGGCCCTTAAACATCTCAAGGGGCAAGGTAAGTTGAACAAGAGACACGCCAAGTGGCTTGAGTTCATTGAGGGGTTTCCTTATACGATTAAGTACAAGCAAGGTAAGGAAAACAAGGTTGCTGATGCTTTATCTCGTAGACATACTCTACTTGCTACTATGCATGTTAgattccttggttttgatttcattaaatctttatatgctaCTGATTCTGATTTTCGTGGACTCTATGAAGCATGCTTGAAAACTCCTTTTGCAAAGTTTTACTTATTTGATGGGTATTTATTCAAGGAAAATAAGATTTGCATTCCCTTTTGTTCATTGCGTGATAGCCTTATTGTTGAATCACATGGGGGCGGACTTATGGGGCATTTTGGTATAGCTAAGACTTATGATGCATTGCATGAGCATTTTTATTGGCCAAAGATGAAAAAGGATGTTGAGTCTTATGTTAACACCTGTGTTACTTGCCACCATGCTAAATCTAAATCCTTACCACAAGGTCTTTACACACCGCTTCCAGTTCCGAGTGGTCCTTGGCTTGATATTTCTATGGATTTTGTACTTGGCTTACCATTGAGTTCTAGGAAGAAGGATTCTgtgcttgttgttgttgatcgttTTAGCAAGATGGCTAGATTTATTCCTTGTACAAAAACTAATGATGCTTCTCATATTGCTAATCTTTTCTTCTCTGAAGTTGTTAAGTTGCATGGTGTACCCAAGAGCATTGTTTCCGATAGAGATGCTAAGTTTCTTAGCCACTTTTGGCGCATTCTATGGGCAAAAATTGGAACAAAGTTGTTGTTTTCAACTACTTGTCATCCTCAAACGGATGGACAAACTGAAGTAGTCAATAGAACTTTGTCACAATTACTTCGTAGTGTCTTGTCaaaaaacttgaaatcttggGAGGAAAGTTTGCCTCATGTTGAGTTTGCTTATAATAGGGCAGTACATTCCACTACAAACATGTCTCCATTTGAAGTAGCTTATGGTTTTAATCCCCTCACCCCTGTAGATTTACTTGCTTTACCTATTGATTGTAGGGAAAGTTTGGATGGAGCAACTCGTGCCAAAAAAATCAAGGAGATGCATGAACGAGTTAAGGTTCAAATTGAGCAAAGAAATACAAAGGTGGCTGAACGTGTTAACAAGACAAGGAAGAAGATCACGTTCCAACCTGGAGATTGGGTTTGGATCCACCTAAGGAAGGAGCGTTTTCCTCAGCAAAGGAAGTCCAAGTTGCAACCAAGAGGAGATGGTCCCTTTGAAATACTAGAGAAGATTGGAGACAATGCCTACAAAGTTG
It includes:
- the LOC116010889 gene encoding uncharacterized protein LOC116010889; translated protein: MAEGSEQPNLEQQMTTMMRMLEQMRQDVDSLMARPQNQPIEVSNAPRNTEAAGWVNQEDLGNFKLELPKFNGEGDLGDYIEWEDAVQSVFDCKRYSELTKVRLAISSFKGFAVIWWKQQEQEREFSHDAPVATWDRLRTMLRHTFRPATYYFELEKQLHGIHQGNKTVDEYYREIQTLKTRAMVHESEDRAIARFLQGLNRDIYCVVNMHRYYTMDDALYAARQAEKTNKEMKAYRSPASSSRWTTQRPSAPLRREDVRPTREQPKEDNRDNGKTKVIEAPKHARDRDLVCWKCQGRGHMARDCPNKRNMKVSKQMEAVAATIQYESEEEILSAKSIPEQEESQRENIFYAKGRIHGMRCSVIIDSGSCTNVASAAMVSHLKLPLIDHPHPYKLQWLTDSGEIKVTKQALVPFSIGKYNDEILCDVVPMQATHVLFGRPWQYDRQIYFDGVANTYTVTCNGAKHTLRPLTPKEVEEEQLRLNKARQPVLKKEDTKGNKIYSSLLEIKTPYKSKDAANGVLRQSLLASKKDIKQAIRRGDTFYLLFFQKNVFDYVEIDNSINDLLAEFADVFPKEMPKGLPPIRGIEHQVDLVPGATLPNRPAYRTNPEEAKEIQRQVEELLEMGHIRESLSPCAVPVLIVPKKDGTWRMCVDCRAINNITVKYRFPIPRLDDMLDELYGAKLFSKVDLRRGYHQIRMKEGDEWKTAFKTKHGLYEWLVMPFGLTNAPSTFMRLMNHILRRFIGIFVVVYFDDILIYSKSKGEHMAHLRLVFEELRKEKLYANLEKCCLCAEHVEFLGFVVSSQGVQVDTRKVQAILEWPNPTSLVKKDVKFTWGPKQGHAFQTLKEKLTTTPVLALPCFDKTFELECDASSIGIGAVLMQEGRPLAYFSEKLSGPSLNYPTYDKELYAIIRAMETWQHYLWFKDFVLHTDHEALKHLKGQGKLNKRHAKWLEFIEGFPYTIKYKQGESHGGGLMGHSTTNMSPFEVAYGFNPLTPVDLLALPIDCRESLDGATRAKKIKEMHERVKVQIEQRNTKVAERVNKTRKKITFQPGDWVWIHLRKERFPQQRKSKLQPRGDGPFEILEKIGDNAYKVDLRGKYNVSSTFNVSDLALFEDSDSRSNLFQEGEDDANQPTHDPLRVPIGPITRSKTKLLRQLYIGFVQHWWKIHEYPIKSPSDDGGYLEHFSCIRADFEEPINSHQF